The Bernardetia sp. nucleotide sequence TCGCCAAACGACCAGTTTCCAAGCATCTCAAAAAATGTATGGTGGTAGGTATCAATACCTACATCATCCAAATCATTGTGCTTTCCAGAGACACGCAGACATTTTTGAGTATCAGCAATTCGCTTAGAAGGAGGGTTTCCATTGCCTAAGAAAAAATCTTTAAACTGTGCCATTCCAGAATTGATAAACATAAGCGTAGTATCGCCTTTAGGAACGAGTGGCGCAGAATCGACAATTAAATGCTGTTTTTCTTGAAAAAAGTTGAGAAAGATTTGGCGTACTTCTTTAGCTGTCATGGTGAAGAAAACTATTTGTTTATACTTATTAATCAAGCAAAGTTTATTATTCTTGCTTAGATTCCGATGTGTTACAAAATTTTAAAGGGCAAAGATAAAAAGAATTAGAACAATAAAATCATCTTTGAAAAGTTGATGATAAATATTTTCTTAAAGTTTTATGATAAAAAATAACTTAATATACATATTCATCTATTCCATAGCCTATCAATAATCTGTTTTGCATCTTCTAATTTTTAGATATTGAAGCCTATAGTCAAATGGGTTTGAACCTAATATTTTTACTTTGTTCTTGGAGTTTATGCAAGCTAGAATCATCATCTTAAAAATAAAACTCTTATAAAAAGCAATTACAGGATGTGTAATTGCTTTTTTGTTGAAAGTAAAATCTAAAAACTCACTACTTCAATATAATCTCCTACTTCTAGTTGATGTACAATGTCCATTCCACTGATTACCTTCCCAAAAATGGTATAACGTCCGTCTAGGTGTGGTGTAGGAGAATGTGTAATAAAAAACTGACAGCTTTCCGTATCTTTTCCAGCCGAAGCCATTCCCAAATAGCCCTCATCGTCATAATAGAACGTAGAAAATTCTGAACGAATCGTATAATCTACACTTCCCCAGCCATCACCTCGTGGGTCTCCTCCCTGTACAACAAAATTTGGAACAACTCTGTGAAATTTTTTCTTATTGAAAAAACTTGTCCCTGATAAAGTTACAAAATTAGCCACTGTTGCTGGTGCTTCTTCTGTAAAAAGAGAAACTACCACATCACCTTTATTAGTTTTAAGAATAATAGAATGCCTTGCATCTAATGTACTGATAAGTTTCCAGTCTATTTCTTGGGTTGGTGGAGATGGAGGAACTTCGACAGATTTTCCTGTGTAAAAAGCTATCGTCCTGCTAATTTCTTGATAGGTTTCTACTTCTTTGGGAAGCTCTAATTTTTTTCTAGCTTCTTGTAACAACTTTACTAAAGAATTGACATTGTAACTATACATTTTTTTTATTTCTTCGTTCATCAGTCCATTGGCAGCAAGAGCCATTGCGCCTACATCTTCCGAACCAATTGCAAACTCAAGCCCTTTCTTAATTTGTTCTTTTTGTTTGGTAGAAAGTTTTTGAGAAAGATAGTTCATAAGTGCTTCTGTCGCAGATGTTCTCAATAAATGATTTTGTGTAGTTTGCAGTGTATCTAAAATCAAATCTAAGTTTTGTGTATTTTCTGAAAGTGCTTGAAGAATAGCCATCTTTTCATAGACATTTTTAGAGGAGTCTAAAATAATAGTTGCTTTTTGAGAGGCTAAATTTTCTTTTTTTTCTGTTTTGATAGCACCAGCCAAAAGATTGGCACGAGTTCGAAAATTTCTTGTTAGTTCTGCCCATTCCAAATAAAGTTTTGAATCTGT carries:
- a CDS encoding peptidylprolyl isomerase translates to ATLLMLDFLTPPKQHYTVRLMASAYFARVGEQVISQKEEDSVQIRLRNKFFETLKIKADNDSQLFVRSNAALALSSIKTKESEEFLINILNKKDENYLVKISAIRALGKFEPSPKIQKTIGNYINADNPNLQTVASQVLKNIARLTDSKLYLEWAELTRNFRTRANLLAGAIKTEKKENLASQKATIILDSSKNVYEKMAILQALSENTQNLDLILDTLQTTQNHLLRTSATEALMNYLSQKLSTKQKEQIKKGLEFAIGSEDVGAMALAANGLMNEEIKKMYSYNVNSLVKLLQEARKKLELPKEVETYQEISRTIAFYTGKSVEVPPSPPTQEIDWKLISTLDARHSIILKTNKGDVVVSLFTEEAPATVANFVTLSGTSFFNKKKFHRVVPNFVVQGGDPRGDGWGSVDYTIRSEFSTFYYDDEGYLGMASAGKDTESCQFFITHSPTPHLDGRYTIFGKVISGMDIVHQLEVGDYIEVVSF